TGGTCAGCGCCGGTATCTTTATGGGCGAGTTCTACCTGACGCTGGGTATGCTGTGGGCAATTCTGATTGGTCTCTCAACGATGCTCATCGGTCCGTGCATCGGTCGTCTGACCAAATCTATCCTCGAGCCTGCCCTGCTGGCCTTCACCACTTCCAGCTCTGAAGCGGCCTTCCCAGGTACGCTGAACAAACTGGAAAAATTCGGCGTATCTTCCAAGATTGCCAGTTTCGTTCTGCCTATCGGTTACTCCTTTAACCTGGTCGGCTCCATGGCCTACTGCTCGTTTGCGACCGTATTCATCGCGCAGGCCTGTAACATCGAACTGAGCATGGGTGAGCAGATCACCATGCTGTTAATCCTGATGCTGACCTCAAAAGGCATGGCTGGCGTACCGCGTGCGTCAATGGTGGTTATTGCCGCAACCCTCAACCAGTTCAACATTCCTGAAGCAGGTTTGATCTTGCTGATGGGCGTCGATCCGTTCCTCGACATGGGCCGCTCCGCGACCAACGTCATGAGTAACGCCATGGGTGCTGCGATTGTCAGCCGCTGGGAAGGTGAACACTTCGGTGAAGGTTGCCGTGGTAAAGCCCCGGAACAACAACGTCCTATTACCGAAACCGAAGCTGCTCTTTCCTGATTTTATATAACCCGATGCACAGGGCCGACTCCGGTCGGCCTTTTTTCCAACAACAACACCAACACTAACTTCACCAGGATCCTTTATGAATCTAAAACTTCTTAGCGTCAGTGTGTTTTCGGCAAGCTTACTCTGCAGTGCTGCCGTTTGGGCCCAACCCGCTCCGGATTACGCCCAAATCATAGAGCAAGCGCATCAAAAATATAAAAATAATAACGACGGAAAAGTTGCCGACTACATCCCAGCATTGGCGACCTACAGCCCGAAATTTTACGGTATCGCGATCGCGACCGTAGATGGAAAAATCTACAAAGTCGGTGATTCCAGCAAAGCGTTTCCAATGGAGTCGCTGAGCAAGGTCTTCACAATGGCGTTGGCGATGGAGCAGCATGGAACGCAGGTTGTACTGGATAAACTCGGCGCCAATGCCACCGGTTTACCGTTCAACTCCGGTCTGGCAGTTGAGCTGACGCAGGGCGCACCGGAAAACCCGCTGGTGAACGCAGGTGCCATGAGTACCGTTAGTCTGATTGAAGCGAAAGACAAAACGGAACGCTGGAACAAAATTCTCAATTACATGAATGACTGGGCAGATGCGAAGCTGGTCGTCAACCAACCGGTATTCAAATCGGAAATGGACACCAACCAGCATAACCAGGCGCTGGCGAAATTGATGGAATCGTACAACAGTTTCTACGGCAACACCGATGAAGCCGTCGAGATTTATACCCGTCAGTGTTCAGTCGATCTCAACGTCGAGCAGCTCGCCAAAATGGGTGCCGTACTCGCCAACAACGGTAAATCACCGTTCAACGGCAAACAGTTGCTGAACGAGAAGTATGTTCCGCAGGTGCTGGCAGAAATGGCCATTGCCGGTCTCTATGATGGCAGCGGCAAGTGGCTGTACACCGTAGGTATTCCGGCGAAAAGCGGTGTCGGCGGCGGTATGGTCGCCGTTGTCCCTGGTGAGTACGCAATTGCCGTTTACTCTCCGCCGCTGGATCAAGCCGGTAACAGCGTTCGCGCACAGAAAACGATCGAAGATGTCGCTCACGCGACGCAGGCTAACGTCTTTTTAGGCCAGTAAGAAAATGCCGGATGGCGACGCTTCGGCGTCTTATCCGGCCTACAACGGATAGCGTACACGTAGGCCGGATAAGGTGCATGCACCGCCATCCGGCAAAATAACCACAAGGTGAGAAGTTAACATGTCTAAACCATTTGTCTGGCAAGAACCGTTTCTTCAACAAAAAGATAATACAGAATACGAATTGCTGAGTAATAAATACGTTTCAGTAACGGAGTTAGACGGTGAAGAGGTCATCAAAGTCGCACCAGAGGCACTGACATTGCTGGCTCAGCAGGCATTTTATGAAGCCTCTTTTTTCCTGCGCGCCGGACATCTGAAACAAATCGCCAGTATTCTGCATGACCCACAGGCCAGCAGTAATGATAAATACGTTGCTCTGCAGCTGTTGCGTAATGCTGAGGTTTCCGCCAAAGGCGTGCTGCCTAACTGTCAGGACACCGGCACCGCAACCGTTGTGGCAAGCAAAGGGCAAAATGTCTGGACGGGCTGTAATGACGCCGAAGCGTTAAGCAAAGGGGTCTATACCACCTTCACAGAGAACAATTTGCGTTACTCGCAAAATGCCCCGCTGGACATGTACACCGAGGTGAATACCCAGACCAACCTGCCAGCACAAATCGATATCAGCGCGACGCCGGGCAGCGAATACCGTTTCCTTTTCGTCAACAAAGGCGGTGGTTCAGCCAACAAAGCGGCGCTGTATCAGGAAACTAAATCTATTCTGCAGCCCGAAAAACTAAAGGATTTCTTGATCGAAAAAATGAAGTCGCTGGGAACGGCTGCTTGCCCGCCGTACCACATCGCGTTTGTGGTGGGTGGATTGTCTGCCGACCAGGCGCTGAAGGTCGCGAAACTGGCCTCGACAAAATACTACGATAACCTGCCAACCAGCGGAAACGAGCTGGGTCAGGCATTCCGTGACACCGCGCTGGAAACCACATTGCTCAACGCCAGCCGTGAGTTTGGTATCGGCGCACAGTTTGGTGGCAAATATTTCGCGCATGACATCCGCGTCATTCGTCTTCCACGCCACGGCGGCTCCTGCCCTATCGCAATGGCGCTCTCCTGCTCGGCCGATCGCAACATTAAAGCGAAAATTAACAAACACGGCATCTGGCTGGAGAAACTGGAACACAATCCGGGCAAATACATTCCTGACTCTCAGCGTGTAGAAAATAGCGCGCAGACTGTTCGCCTTGATCTTAATCGCCCTCTGCGTGAGATCCTGCATGACCTTTCTGCATTGTCCATTGGTACGCGGGTGACCCTGAATGGCCCAATCGTCGTTGCCCGCGATATCGCGCACGCCAAAATTAAAGAACGCCTGGACAACGGCGAACCCATGCCGGAGTACATGAAACACCATATCGTCTACTATGCCGGTCCGGCGAAAACACCGGAGAACAAGGCCTGCGGTTCACTCGGCCCAACCACCGGCGGTCGTATGGATGGCTACGTTGACGCGTTCCAGGCCGCAGGCGGCAGTTTGATTATGTTGTCCAAAGGCAACCGCAGCAAGCAGGTGACTGATGCCTGTCATAAGCATGGCGGATTCAACCTCGGCAGCATCGGCGGCGCGGCAGCCTTACTGGCACAGCAATATGTGAAGAGCTTACGTTGCCTCGAGTACCCCGAACTGGGAATGGAAGCCATCTGGATGATGGAAGTCGAAAATCTGCCCGCATTTGTACTGGTCGACGACAAAGGCAATAACTTCTTCAGCCAGTTTGAGCAGCAACATCGCTGCACAACCTGCCCTGCCGGGCATTAAGGAGCACACAATGGAAGCGCGATCCAATACCGAAAGGCACCGTCAGCGGCAGCAGAAACTGAAAGAACAGGTTGATACCCGTGTGGCAGCAGCAACCGAACAGAAAGGCATCCTGATCGTCTTTACTGGCAACGGCAAAGGCAAATCGACGGCGGCATTTGGTACGGCAACACGCGCTGTCGGCCATGGAAAAACGGTTGGCATCGCGCAATTTATTAAAGGCCAGTGGGATAATGGCGAATACAACACCCTGCAACCACTTGGCGTTGAATTCCATATTATGGGTACCGGATTCACCTGGGAAACGCAAAACCGGGAATCTGATATTCAGGCGGCGCAGGGTGTCTGGCAGGAGAGCAAACGCATGCTGGCCGATGCGCATTACGATCTGGTGGTGCTGGATGAGTTGACCTATATGCTGGCCTATCACTATCTGGACACTGAGGAGGTGATCGCCGCAATCGTCAATCGTCCTGCTCACCAGACCGTTATAGTCACCGGGCGCGGCTGCCATAGCCAGTTACTGGAGCTTGCCGATACGGTCAGTGAAGTTCGTCCGGTAAAACATGCTTTCGACAGCGGCATTCAGGCGCAGGCCGGAATTGATTGGTAAATGCAGGGGCGGCGCCAGTGCGCCGCCCTCCAACGTAAGCAGAGCGGCGTCAAACTCCCCTCGAAACCACCGATTTTTCTAACAACCAGCTGCGGAAGGCCTGTAAATGCCGGGATTCCGCTTTTTCTTCCCGCCAGGTCATGATGAAACGGTTCCCCGTCCGCATCGGCACATCGCAGGGAATGACCATCTCGCCATTATCAAGATCGCGCTGAATGGCAAATCGCGGGAGTAGCGCAACACCAAGATTAGAGCGCACCGCAGCAATCAGCATCGACAGTAAATCAAAACGTGGACCTTTGTTCACCTGCGCGTTGCTGATATCAGACAGTGCAAACCACTCCTGCCAGCCTTTGATACGCGTACTTTGGTGCAACAAGGGAAACTCATTGAGCAGATCGTTTACCGACACTTTTTGACCTGGCTCCATGAGCAAATGTCGGCTACACACCGGCAAAATTTCCTCTTCAAAAAGATACTCTACCGCAGACCACGGCGAGCAAAAATCTTCCCGCATGATGGCCGCGTCATACTCGCGGTTGAGAAAATCACCAATATTTGCCAAAGAGTGGATATTTACGATGATATCAGGATTAAGATTATTGAACTCACGCAAATTCGGGATCAGCCAATGCGTGCTAAACGTCGGGTTTACCGCTAACTCGATAACTTGTACGGTCGGCTGCCAGGTCATTATTGTTGTCGTATCGCGTTCAAGTTTGTTCAGCGTTTCTTTTACGATACTTAAATAATGTTTACCCGCTGCATTTAAAAAAATACGCTTTTTAGCATGATTGAAAAGCGAGGTGTTGAGAAAATCTTCCAGTGCGTTCACTTGTCGAAACACGGCGCTCTGGGTTAATGCCAACTCTTCTGCTGCCCGGGTATAACTTTCATGACGTGCCACCACTTCAAAAGTCACCAGTAGCTCAGTTTTCGGTATTTTTCCTCTCATAACATCTTCCATATGCAGCGTGCAAAAAAAAGTTTAAGTTATTAAAACAATGTAAACGCTCCAGAATAATCCCGAGAGTTATATTTTATTTCCATCACTGTTGTCTTTGATCCATTCCATGATTTACTCACACTAATAGCGAATAAATATTCACCAATAATACTCAAGCACACCCCTAAACACAATTTAAATGCGGTTAATTCCAGGCAAATAGTGCCAATAACTTCTTAATAATTTTTCAAGACAACTTGTTTATTGAAGAAAAAACTTTGCGAGTTCAATCAATATTATCTCCGCATTATTTCAGGAAAATTGAGCGCTATGACTTACAGGCAAACGACGACTTTTTATCATTCTGCCATTTTAGTCTCCGCTATTTTCTACGTTAGACGTGATAAAGGACACAGTGTGAAAACTTCCGGAAAAGTTTGGCTCGTTGGGGCAGGCCCTGGTGATATATCGTTGCTTACCCTCAAAGCGATGCAGTGCATTCAACACGCCGATGTGGTGATCTACGATCGGCTGGTTAACCCCAAAATACTGGAATGGGTCTCTCCTGACTGCCTGCTCATTAATGTCGGCAAAAATCCAGGCTTCCATTGCGTTCCACAGCATGAAATCAATGCGCTGCTCGTTCAGCATGCCGAAACACATGAAAACATTGTTCGCCTGAAAGGCGGCGATCCTTACGTCTTTGGTCGCGGCGCTGAAGAGGTCGAAAGCCTGGTCGATGCCGGTATTCCCTTTGAAGTCGTTCCCGGTATCAGCTCGGCGATTGGTGGTCTTGCCTGCGCAGGCATTCCGGTCACGCATCGCGACATGGCTTCCGGTTTTCATGTCGTCACCGGTCACACCCGTGAAGGTAATCAACAGCAAGACTGGCGACAGCTGGCCAAGCTCAACGGGACGTTGGTCATCGTTATGGGCATCGCCAATTTGCCGTTTATTTGTGAAGAATTACTTATGGGTGGAAAATCTCCGGAGACGCCCGCAGCCATTGTGATGTCGGCGACAAGGGAGAATCAGCGTCGATTAACCTGCACGCTCGGTACGCTGCTTAGCAAAGCGCAGGAGGCCAACATTGTTCCCCCTGCGTTGATCGTTATTGGCGACGTTGTCACTCTGAGCGATCGATTGTCGTTCATTCCCAACATCGTTAAACTGCCGAAAAATCTCTATTGCGAAAGCTGTTCGTAACGAAAAGACTGCGGTGAACGTTGATGTACAGCCCGGAAAACACGGCAAAAGTAACTGGTTTGCGCGTATTGAAGTTTCCGGGCAATGCTCTCAATTGAATGACCTGGGTCGCGAAGCAGCTCACTTGCACGGTGCATTTTCTTCTGATTAACCCAGGTTTTGAAATTAACGCCCTGCTGCTTCTTAAAAAAGCGACTAAAATAATTTGCGCTTAAGCAGACCTGGGCCGCCACAGACTCTAACGTTAGCTCGCCATAGAGATTTTCATCAATATAACGCAAGGCCGCCGCCAGTTTCCTTTCATGACGTGAAAGTTCAGAGTAAGAAAAAGGAGCTTCGCCGCTATGCGACTCGAGAGTCGATGGATATTTACTTTCTGTTAAAGTAATATTATTAACAATGAAATTAAGTAAATTCGCTGATGCAACCAGGTGATTATTATCCATAATAGCAACCTGCCGCCAGGCTTCGTTTATTTCAGCATTCTGCGCCCACAAACTTTCATCCTGAATGACAATTGTTTTATATTCCTGATATTTCGCCCGCACCTGCCCACAAATGATAAAACCGAGCAAGCTCCCTTCACGAATGAGCGGCATCGAAAATAAGCTCAATCCCGCATGGCAGCTGAGTATTTTCGGTTTCGATTCCTTAAGCCCTTCATAGGCACAGTATTTTTCGCACTGCAGGCAGCCTGGCCGGTATTGCTCATTGGCACGCATCAACGAACAAAAGGAATTAAAATGATGACAACTTGAAAGCGCATTTCCGTGTATATCAACGACCACGGCAGCCAGCCCAGTCGCACTGGAGAAGACATCAGCGAGTGAGTAAAAACGATCTAAGTATTCATCCTGATTATGCACGGTCATGCATTTCCCCAACGGTTATTCTCTGTAAGTGGGTAATATGCAGAATTTGGCGTAATGAAAAAATGATGCTAACCGCAAAAAATTATCTCGTTTACTCAGGTAAATATGATCAAAACGCAAGAAGTTCAATAAAGAAATAGCATAAAAAAAGGCCATCATCAGATGGCCAACCATGTCGAAACGGACCAACCCTTCGCCATTCACCTACGGGAAAATGAATGGCTTGGGTTGTTTTACTCTTGTATCACTTTTACTTAATAACGCTTTTCAGTGCTTCGCCGATATCGGCCAGGCTGCGAACGGTTCTTACGCCAGCCGCTTCCAGAGCAGCGAACTTCTCGTCCGCCGTGCCTTTGCCGCCCGCGATGATCGCGCCTGCGTGACCCATACGTTTGCCTTTCGGCGCGGTCACACCGGCAATGTAGCCAACAACCGGTTTGGTCACATGATCTTTAATGTATGCTGCGGCTTCTTCTTCCGCGCTACCGCC
This Citrobacter enshiensis DNA region includes the following protein-coding sequences:
- the glsA gene encoding glutaminase A; this translates as MNLKLLSVSVFSASLLCSAAVWAQPAPDYAQIIEQAHQKYKNNNDGKVADYIPALATYSPKFYGIAIATVDGKIYKVGDSSKAFPMESLSKVFTMALAMEQHGTQVVLDKLGANATGLPFNSGLAVELTQGAPENPLVNAGAMSTVSLIEAKDKTERWNKILNYMNDWADAKLVVNQPVFKSEMDTNQHNQALAKLMESYNSFYGNTDEAVEIYTRQCSVDLNVEQLAKMGAVLANNGKSPFNGKQLLNEKYVPQVLAEMAIAGLYDGSGKWLYTVGIPAKSGVGGGMVAVVPGEYAIAVYSPPLDQAGNSVRAQKTIEDVAHATQANVFLGQ
- a CDS encoding class I fumarate hydratase, producing MSKPFVWQEPFLQQKDNTEYELLSNKYVSVTELDGEEVIKVAPEALTLLAQQAFYEASFFLRAGHLKQIASILHDPQASSNDKYVALQLLRNAEVSAKGVLPNCQDTGTATVVASKGQNVWTGCNDAEALSKGVYTTFTENNLRYSQNAPLDMYTEVNTQTNLPAQIDISATPGSEYRFLFVNKGGGSANKAALYQETKSILQPEKLKDFLIEKMKSLGTAACPPYHIAFVVGGLSADQALKVAKLASTKYYDNLPTSGNELGQAFRDTALETTLLNASREFGIGAQFGGKYFAHDIRVIRLPRHGGSCPIAMALSCSADRNIKAKINKHGIWLEKLEHNPGKYIPDSQRVENSAQTVRLDLNRPLREILHDLSALSIGTRVTLNGPIVVARDIAHAKIKERLDNGEPMPEYMKHHIVYYAGPAKTPENKACGSLGPTTGGRMDGYVDAFQAAGGSLIMLSKGNRSKQVTDACHKHGGFNLGSIGGAAALLAQQYVKSLRCLEYPELGMEAIWMMEVENLPAFVLVDDKGNNFFSQFEQQHRCTTCPAGH
- the cobO gene encoding cob(I)yrinic acid a,c-diamide adenosyltransferase; translation: MEARSNTERHRQRQQKLKEQVDTRVAAATEQKGILIVFTGNGKGKSTAAFGTATRAVGHGKTVGIAQFIKGQWDNGEYNTLQPLGVEFHIMGTGFTWETQNRESDIQAAQGVWQESKRMLADAHYDLVVLDELTYMLAYHYLDTEEVIAAIVNRPAHQTVIVTGRGCHSQLLELADTVSEVRPVKHAFDSGIQAQAGIDW
- a CDS encoding LysR substrate-binding domain-containing protein; amino-acid sequence: MRGKIPKTELLVTFEVVARHESYTRAAEELALTQSAVFRQVNALEDFLNTSLFNHAKKRIFLNAAGKHYLSIVKETLNKLERDTTTIMTWQPTVQVIELAVNPTFSTHWLIPNLREFNNLNPDIIVNIHSLANIGDFLNREYDAAIMREDFCSPWSAVEYLFEEEILPVCSRHLLMEPGQKVSVNDLLNEFPLLHQSTRIKGWQEWFALSDISNAQVNKGPRFDLLSMLIAAVRSNLGVALLPRFAIQRDLDNGEMVIPCDVPMRTGNRFIMTWREEKAESRHLQAFRSWLLEKSVVSRGV
- the cobA gene encoding uroporphyrinogen-III C-methyltransferase; the encoded protein is MKTSGKVWLVGAGPGDISLLTLKAMQCIQHADVVIYDRLVNPKILEWVSPDCLLINVGKNPGFHCVPQHEINALLVQHAETHENIVRLKGGDPYVFGRGAEEVESLVDAGIPFEVVPGISSAIGGLACAGIPVTHRDMASGFHVVTGHTREGNQQQDWRQLAKLNGTLVIVMGIANLPFICEELLMGGKSPETPAAIVMSATRENQRRLTCTLGTLLSKAQEANIVPPALIVIGDVVTLSDRLSFIPNIVKLPKNLYCESCS
- a CDS encoding PocR ligand-binding domain-containing protein; amino-acid sequence: MTVHNQDEYLDRFYSLADVFSSATGLAAVVVDIHGNALSSCHHFNSFCSLMRANEQYRPGCLQCEKYCAYEGLKESKPKILSCHAGLSLFSMPLIREGSLLGFIICGQVRAKYQEYKTIVIQDESLWAQNAEINEAWRQVAIMDNNHLVASANLLNFIVNNITLTESKYPSTLESHSGEAPFSYSELSRHERKLAAALRYIDENLYGELTLESVAAQVCLSANYFSRFFKKQQGVNFKTWVNQKKMHRASELLRDPGHSIESIARKLQYAQTSYFCRVFRAVHQRSPQSFRYEQLSQ